The proteins below come from a single Malus sylvestris chromosome 3, drMalSylv7.2, whole genome shotgun sequence genomic window:
- the LOC126617395 gene encoding laccase-4-like, translated as MAMVLWIRVVLLVACLCFPVSVECMVRHYKFNVVQKNISRLCSSKPIVTVNGRYPGPTIYAREDDTVLIKVVNHVKYNVSIHWHGIRQLRTGWADGPAYITQCPIQPGQQYVYNFTITGQRGTLWWHAHILWLRATVHGALVILPKHGVPYPFPAPRKELVVILGEWWKSDTEAVINEALKSGLAPNISDAHTINGHPGPLSTCQSQGGLKLPVRPGKTYMLRIINAALNEELFFKIANHKLTVVEVDAVYTKPFKTDTILIAPGQTTNVLVTTNLGSGKYLVAASPFMDNPTIVVDNKTATATLHYIGTLQSTKTILTAPPPQNATTVATNFTNSLRSLNSIRFPARVPLKIDHSLLFTVGLGLHTCASCTNGNRVVADINNVTFVMPEIALLQAHFFNISGVFTDDFPGNPLNPYNYTGTQPTNLQTRKGTRLYRLAYNSTVQLVLQDTGMIAPETHPVHLHGFNFFEVGRGLGNFNPMKDPKKFNLVDPVERNTIGVPSNGWTAIRFRADNPGVWFMHCHLEVHTTWGLKMAFVVDNGKGPNESVLPPPSDLPKC; from the exons ATGGCAATGGTGCTGTGGATTCGAGTCGTACTTCTGGTGGCGTGTTTGTGTTTTCCGGTATCCGTGGAATGCATGGTTCGACATTACAAGTTTAAT GTGGTGCAGAAGAACATCTCAAGATTGTGTTCAAGCAAGCCCATTGTCACTGTCAATGGAAGGTATCCTGGTCCCACCATTTATGCTAGGGAAGATGATACAGTGCTAATCAAGGTGGTCAACCATGTCAAATACAATGTTAGCATCCACTG GCACGGGATTCGACAACTCCGGACGGGCTGGGCTGATGGGCCGGCATACATAACCCAGTGTCCAATTCAACCGGGCCAGCAATATGTATACAACTTCACCATCACTGGGCAAAGGGGCACACTTTGGTGGCATGCACACATTCTTTGGCTCAGGGCCACTGTCCATGGTGCCTTGGTCATCTTACCCAAGCATGGTGTCCCATACCCATTTCCTGCTCCCCGAAAGGAATTGGTTGTAATTTTAG GTGAATGGTGGAAATCAGATACGGAAGCTGTCATCAATGAGGCTTTAAAATCTGGTTTAGCCCCAAATATCTCTGACGCTCACACAATCAATGGTCATCCAGGGCCACTCTCAACTTGTCAATCACAAG GAGGGTTAAAATTACCAGTAAGACCTGGGAAGACATACATGCTAAGAATCATCAATGCTGCACTGAATGAAGAGCTCTTCTTTAAGATTGCTAACCACAAATTAACGGTAGTTGAAGTCGATGCTGTGTACACAAAACCCTTCAAAACTGACACCATTCTCATAGCCCCGGGGCAGACAACAAATGTTCTTGTAACAACAAACCTTGGCTCAGGCAAGTACTTGGTTGCAGCCTCGCCGTTCATGGACAATCCGACCATCGTTGTGGACAACAAGACCGCCACCGCTACATTGCACTATATAGGCACCCTTCAAAGCACGAAGACCATTCTCACAGCCCCACCTCCTCAAAATGCCACAACTGTGGCAACAAACTTTACAAACTCCCTCAGAAGTCTCAACTCAATCCGATTTCCAGCTAGGGTTCCGTTGAAAATTGACCACTCCCTTTTGTTCACTGTTGGTTTAGGGCTTCACACTTGCGCATCATGTACCAATGGTAACAGGGTGGTGGCAGATATCAACAATGTCACATTTGTGATGCCTGAAATTGCACTTCTTCAAGCACATTTCTTCAACATAAGTGGAGTTTTTACCGATGATTTTCCAGGAAACCCTCTGAATCCTTATAATTACACCGGGACACAGCCGACGAATTTGCAGACCAGGAAGGGGACTAGGCTTTATAGACTTGCTTACAACTCCACAGTGCAACTTGTGTTGCAAGACACTGGGATGATTGCCCCTGAAACCCATCCGGTGCATCTTCATGGGTTTAATTTCTTTGAGGTTGGGAGGGGACTGGGAAATTTCAACCCAATGAAGGATCCGAAAAAATTCAACCTCGTTGATCCTGTTGAGAGGAACACAATTGGAGTGCCATCAAATGGATGGACTGCTATCAGATTCAGGGCTGATAATCCAG GAGTTTGGTTTATGCATTGCCATCTTGAAGTGCACACAACATGGGGGCTGAAGATGGCATTTGTGGTGGACAATGGCAAAGGCCCAAATGAATCTGTTCTTCCACCTCCAAGTGACCTTCCCAAGTGCTAG